The Streptococcus sp. VT 162 genome has a window encoding:
- a CDS encoding thiamine-phosphate pyrophosphorylase encodes MNREALRLYLVTNRYQDSLESFLEKVETACRSGVTIIQLREKNLTTNQYYQLAKQVKEITDAYQVPLIIDDRLDVCLAVDAAGLHIGDDELPVSVARQVLGPEKILGVTAKTVKRALEAETSGADYLGTGAIFPTITKENAPITLISTLKTICQTVAIPVVAIGGLTSENIDQLAETGIAGVAVVRDLMQAEDIEAKAHAFLTKLDDMIS; translated from the coding sequence ATGAATAGAGAAGCACTTAGACTGTATCTAGTAACCAATCGCTACCAAGATTCCTTGGAAAGCTTTCTTGAAAAAGTGGAGACAGCCTGCCGTTCAGGTGTTACCATCATCCAACTACGAGAAAAAAATCTCACAACCAATCAATATTATCAACTGGCAAAACAAGTCAAGGAAATAACAGACGCCTATCAGGTACCCTTGATTATCGATGATCGTTTGGATGTCTGTCTCGCGGTTGATGCTGCAGGTTTGCATATTGGTGACGATGAACTACCAGTTTCGGTAGCCCGCCAAGTATTGGGTCCTGAAAAAATCCTCGGTGTCACTGCTAAAACAGTAAAAAGAGCTCTTGAAGCAGAAACATCGGGTGCAGATTACTTGGGGACAGGAGCTATTTTCCCGACAATTACCAAAGAAAATGCACCTATCACCCTGATTTCAACCTTGAAAACCATTTGCCAAACGGTCGCCATTCCAGTAGTTGCTATCGGAGGATTGACGTCAGAGAATATTGACCAACTTGCTGAAACTGGTATAGCTGGAGTAGCAGTCGTACGTGATTTGATGCAGGCAGAAGATATTGAGGCAAAAGCACATGCCTTTTTAACAAAGCTGGATGACATGATTTCCTAA
- a CDS encoding cobalt ABC transporter permease, producing the protein MLKKWQLKDVILLAFLSIFFGGVFVGSGYLFDILTLILAPLGLQAFANEILFGLWCMAAPIAAIFVPRVGSATIGEVLAALAEVLYGSQFGLGALLSGLVQGLGSEFGFLVTKNRYESWLSLTANSIGITLFSFVYEYIKLGYYAFSLPFVLSLLLVRFISVFFFCTILVRAIVKLYHQFAAGGKA; encoded by the coding sequence ATGTTGAAAAAATGGCAGTTAAAAGATGTTATCTTGCTTGCTTTCTTGTCTATCTTTTTTGGTGGCGTTTTTGTGGGTTCAGGCTATCTGTTTGATATTCTCACCCTAATCTTGGCCCCTCTTGGTTTGCAGGCCTTTGCCAATGAAATCCTCTTTGGTCTCTGGTGTATGGCTGCGCCCATTGCGGCTATCTTTGTTCCAAGAGTCGGAAGTGCAACGATTGGAGAAGTGCTTGCTGCGCTTGCTGAAGTTCTTTATGGTAGCCAATTCGGCCTAGGCGCCCTATTGTCTGGCTTGGTTCAAGGCTTGGGAAGTGAATTTGGCTTTCTTGTGACCAAGAATCGCTATGAAAGTTGGCTCTCTCTAACTGCTAATAGTATTGGGATTACGCTTTTTAGCTTTGTCTATGAATACATTAAATTAGGTTACTATGCCTTTTCTCTTCCTTTTGTCCTTTCCTTGCTTTTGGTGCGTTTTATTTCAGTCTTTTTCTTCTGTACCATCTTGGTTCGTGCCATTGTCAAACTCTACCATCAGTTTGCAGCTGGAGGAAAGGCGTAG
- a CDS encoding cobalt ABC transporter permease: protein MIKVATKTPILSLFLLILSLETSFIPSIALNLSVVAFCILFMLYHRRFKMLAWMIVLAILPSFANYWAVQLHGDASQAVILGTRAFVTVCISLVFVSSISLKELLLHLAQKGLSRSWAYALIVVFNSFPLIQQEIKSLKEACLLRGQKLHVWSPLIYSKVLMTVFRWRHLYLRALSAHGYDEHAQLENRYRTFYISQRTKLIYLLFFLLLQTSLFL, encoded by the coding sequence ATGATCAAAGTCGCAACCAAGACACCGATACTCAGTCTCTTCTTGCTGATTTTATCCTTGGAAACATCTTTCATTCCTTCGATTGCTCTTAATCTTTCAGTAGTCGCATTTTGCATTCTCTTTATGCTCTACCACCGTCGATTTAAAATGTTGGCTTGGATGATTGTGCTCGCCATTTTGCCATCCTTCGCCAACTATTGGGCAGTACAGTTACATGGGGATGCTTCGCAGGCAGTGATACTTGGAACGAGGGCCTTTGTGACCGTTTGTATCAGCCTTGTCTTTGTTTCCAGTATTTCCCTAAAAGAGCTTCTCTTGCACTTGGCTCAAAAGGGGCTATCGCGTTCTTGGGCCTATGCCTTGATTGTGGTATTCAATTCCTTTCCCCTCATTCAGCAAGAAATCAAGTCTCTCAAGGAAGCGTGCTTACTGCGTGGTCAAAAACTGCATGTTTGGTCGCCCTTGATTTACAGTAAGGTTTTGATGACGGTCTTTAGGTGGCGCCATCTTTATCTGAGAGCTTTGTCTGCGCACGGATATGACGAACATGCACAGTTGGAGAATCGCTATCGGACTTTTTATATTTCTCAGAGGACAAAATTAATCTACCTGCTGTTCTTTTTATTACTTCAAACCAGTCTATTTTTATAA
- a CDS encoding thiamine transporter — protein sequence MRNHQLQVHKLTVLSMMIALDVVLTPIFRIEGMAPMSSVVNILAGILMGPVYALVMATVTAFIRMSTQGIPPLALTGATFGALLAGLFYKYGRKFHYSALGEILGTGIIGSIVSYPVMVLFTGSAAKLSWFIYTPRFFGATLIGTAIAFLAFRFLIKQEFFKKVQGYFFGERID from the coding sequence ATGAGAAACCACCAACTACAAGTTCACAAATTAACTGTTTTATCCATGATGATTGCTCTTGACGTAGTTCTTACACCCATCTTTCGAATTGAAGGAATGGCACCGATGTCCAGTGTAGTCAATATCCTTGCAGGGATCTTGATGGGACCTGTTTATGCCTTGGTCATGGCTACAGTCACAGCCTTTATCCGTATGTCTACTCAGGGCATTCCCCCTTTGGCCCTAACAGGAGCTACTTTCGGAGCCCTCCTTGCAGGTCTCTTTTATAAGTATGGTCGAAAATTTCACTATTCTGCTCTAGGAGAAATCTTGGGAACAGGGATAATCGGTTCCATTGTTTCCTATCCTGTTATGGTTCTCTTTACAGGATCTGCGGCCAAGCTTAGCTGGTTTATCTACACCCCTCGATTTTTCGGAGCAACCTTGATCGGTACAGCCATAGCTTTCCTCGCCTTTCGATTTTTAATCAAGCAGGAATTTTTTAAAAAAGTGCAGGGATATTTCTTTGGAGAAAGGATAGACTGA
- a CDS encoding lactate oxidase has translation MSYKTSNAEGPVDFINTYDLEPMAQQVIPKAAFGYIASGAEDTFTLRENIRAFNHKLIVPHTLCDVENPSTEIEFAGEKLSSPIIMAPVAAHKLANEQGEVATARGVHEFGSLYTTSSYSTVDLPEITEALQGTPHWFQFYFSKDDGINRHIMDRVKAEGYKAIVLTADATVGGNREVDKRNGFVFPVGMPIVEEYLPEGAGKSMDFVYKSAKQRLSPRDVEFIAAYSGLPVYVKGPQCREDVERSLAAGASGIWVTNHGGRQIDGGPAAFDSLQEVAEAVDKRVPIVFDSGVRRGQHVFKALASGADLVAIGRPVIYGLALGGSVGVRQVFEHLNAELKTVMQLSGTQTIEDVKHFKLRHNPYNPTFPVDPRDLKLY, from the coding sequence ATGTCATATAAAACAAGCAATGCAGAAGGACCTGTAGATTTTATTAACACCTATGATTTGGAGCCAATGGCGCAACAAGTCATTCCTAAAGCTGCCTTTGGTTATATCGCTAGTGGAGCAGAGGATACTTTCACTCTACGCGAGAACATCCGTGCCTTTAACCACAAACTGATTGTTCCTCATACGCTTTGTGATGTTGAAAATCCAAGTACAGAGATTGAATTTGCAGGTGAAAAATTATCTTCACCAATTATTATGGCGCCTGTTGCGGCTCATAAATTAGCAAATGAGCAGGGGGAAGTAGCTACTGCGCGTGGTGTGCATGAATTTGGTTCTCTCTATACAACTAGTTCCTACTCTACCGTTGACCTTCCAGAAATTACGGAAGCTCTTCAAGGAACACCTCATTGGTTCCAATTTTACTTTAGTAAGGATGATGGAATTAACCGCCATATCATGGACCGTGTGAAGGCTGAAGGCTACAAAGCGATTGTCTTGACGGCGGATGCAACTGTAGGAGGCAATCGTGAGGTTGATAAGCGCAATGGTTTTGTCTTCCCAGTTGGCATGCCGATTGTTGAGGAATACCTGCCAGAAGGTGCTGGAAAATCAATGGACTTTGTTTACAAATCAGCTAAACAACGCTTGTCTCCACGCGATGTAGAATTTATCGCTGCTTACTCAGGTCTTCCTGTCTATGTGAAAGGGCCTCAATGCCGTGAGGACGTTGAACGTTCGCTTGCCGCAGGTGCTTCTGGTATCTGGGTAACCAACCACGGTGGCCGCCAAATCGACGGTGGACCAGCTGCCTTTGACTCACTTCAAGAAGTGGCTGAAGCAGTTGATAAACGTGTGCCAATTGTCTTTGACTCTGGTGTTCGTCGTGGTCAGCACGTCTTTAAAGCCTTGGCTTCAGGAGCAGACTTGGTAGCTATTGGGCGCCCTGTTATTTATGGCTTGGCTCTCGGCGGTAGTGTTGGTGTGCGTCAAGTCTTTGAGCACTTGAATGCAGAATTGAAGACAGTCATGCAATTATCTGGAACTCAGACTATTGAAGATGTCAAACACTTCAAACTCCGTCACAACCCATACAATCCAACCTTCCCAGTTGACCCTCGTGACTTGAAATTGTATTGA
- a CDS encoding transcriptional regulator → METQDYAFQPGLTVGELLKSSQKDWQAAINHRFVKELFAGTIENKVLKDYLIQDYHFFDAFLSMLGACVAHADQLESKLRFAKQLGFLEADEDGYFQKAFKELKVAENDYLEVNLHPVTKAFQELMYSAVTSSDYAHLLVMLVIAEGLYLDWGSKDLVLPEAYIHLEWVNLHRGPFFAEWVQFLVDELNRVGKNREDLTELQERWNQAVALELAFFDIGYEL, encoded by the coding sequence ATGGAAACACAAGACTATGCATTTCAGCCAGGTTTGACCGTTGGAGAATTATTAAAAAGCAGTCAGAAGGATTGGCAGGCTGCAATCAATCATCGTTTTGTTAAGGAACTTTTTGCGGGGACAATTGAGAATAAGGTCTTAAAAGACTACCTGATTCAAGATTATCATTTCTTTGATGCCTTCTTATCCATGCTGGGTGCCTGTGTAGCTCACGCAGACCAGCTTGAATCCAAACTTCGTTTTGCCAAGCAATTAGGCTTTCTTGAAGCAGATGAGGATGGTTATTTCCAAAAGGCTTTCAAAGAGTTAAAAGTAGCAGAGAATGACTATCTAGAAGTGAACTTGCACCCTGTAACAAAAGCGTTTCAGGAGCTAATGTATTCTGCTGTGACTTCATCAGACTATGCTCATCTTTTGGTCATGCTGGTCATTGCAGAAGGTCTTTATTTAGACTGGGGTTCTAAAGATTTGGTTCTACCTGAAGCCTATATTCATTTAGAATGGGTTAATCTCCACAGAGGTCCTTTCTTTGCAGAGTGGGTTCAATTTCTAGTTGATGAACTTAATCGTGTCGGGAAAAATCGAGAAGATTTGACAGAACTTCAGGAACGCTGGAATCAAGCAGTTGCTTTGGAATTAGCTTTTTTTGATATTGGTTATGAATTATAG
- a CDS encoding hydroxyethylthiazole kinase, whose product MQAFTNPFPLVASSLIHCITNEISCEMLANGILALGCKPVMEDDPREVLDFTKQSQALFINLGHLSAEKEKAIRMAASYANQASLPMVVDAVGLAASSIRKNLVRELLEYKPTVLKGNMSEIRSLVGLKHHGVGVDASAKDQETEDLLQVLKDWCQLYPGMSFLVTGPKDLIVSENQVAILGNGCAELDWITGTGDLVGALTSVFLSQGKTAFEASCLAVSYLNIAAERILVQGMGLEDFRYQVLNQLSLLKRDENWLEAIKGDVYE is encoded by the coding sequence ATGCAGGCGTTTACAAATCCTTTCCCTCTGGTAGCAAGTTCCTTGATTCACTGCATCACCAATGAGATTTCCTGCGAGATGCTGGCCAATGGCATTTTGGCTCTGGGATGCAAACCTGTTATGGAAGATGATCCCCGTGAGGTTCTTGATTTTACCAAACAAAGCCAGGCTCTCTTCATCAATTTGGGGCATTTGTCTGCTGAGAAGGAAAAAGCAATCCGTATGGCAGCTTCTTATGCAAATCAAGCTTCTCTACCAATGGTAGTAGATGCGGTTGGCCTAGCAGCATCATCCATTCGTAAGAATCTAGTCAGAGAACTTTTAGAATACAAGCCCACAGTCCTTAAAGGAAATATGTCGGAAATACGGAGTCTTGTTGGTTTAAAGCACCACGGAGTTGGGGTCGATGCTAGTGCTAAAGATCAAGAAACTGAGGATTTGCTCCAAGTCTTGAAAGACTGGTGTCAGCTTTATCCTGGTATGTCATTTTTAGTCACTGGACCCAAGGACCTCATTGTTTCGGAGAATCAGGTTGCAATATTGGGAAATGGCTGTGCAGAATTAGACTGGATAACAGGGACAGGAGACTTAGTTGGAGCCTTGACATCCGTTTTTCTCAGCCAAGGAAAGACTGCATTTGAAGCTTCTTGCCTAGCAGTTTCTTATCTCAATATCGCTGCTGAGAGAATACTTGTTCAAGGAATGGGATTGGAAGATTTTCGTTACCAAGTTCTCAACCAACTCTCTCTCCTAAAAAGAGATGAAAATTGGCTAGAAGCCATCAAAGGAGATGTTTATGAATAG
- a CDS encoding sugar ABC transporter ATP-binding protein, with protein MGLELRGIQSPIFSEPIDFTFHEQAFTLLVGSSGSGKSSLFQIIAQVSSLPYSGQVLIDGSQVSQLSIVERVQTVGILFQNPNHQFTMENLFEELIFTLENIGHPVQEIDAKIAEVVRQCRCKAILNRPIHHLSGGEKQKAALAVLFAMNPRVYLLDEPFASIDRKSRLEILEILKELSSNGKTVILCDHDLSDYGAYIDHMVELRDGQLWEINKIPTSEMTQVSSKEVASNPELFHMDRVTCELGNRPLFSIADFTFYQGISCILGDNGVGKSTLFRSILQFQKYKGCISWKGKVLKKKKSLYRDLTGVVQEAEKQFIRVSLREELQLDVPDTVRNQRILQALRYFDLEQALDKSPYQLSGGQQKILQLLTILTSKASVILLDEPFAGLDDRACHYFCQWIVEESNQGRSFLIISHRLDPLISVVDYWIEMTSEGLSHVKDVTISKPLTSRSINTQGEVK; from the coding sequence ATGGGGCTGGAATTAAGAGGAATTCAGTCACCAATCTTTTCGGAACCGATTGATTTTACTTTTCATGAGCAAGCTTTTACCTTGTTAGTTGGGAGCAGTGGTTCAGGAAAATCCAGTCTCTTTCAAATTATTGCTCAAGTCAGTTCTCTTCCCTATAGTGGTCAAGTCCTGATAGATGGGAGTCAGGTCAGTCAGCTTTCTATCGTCGAACGTGTCCAGACGGTTGGCATTCTCTTTCAAAATCCCAATCATCAATTTACCATGGAGAACTTGTTTGAAGAGCTGATTTTTACCTTGGAAAATATTGGGCATCCCGTTCAGGAAATTGATGCTAAAATAGCTGAGGTGGTCCGGCAATGTCGCTGCAAGGCAATCTTGAACCGTCCCATCCATCACTTATCAGGTGGGGAAAAGCAAAAAGCTGCACTGGCTGTTCTTTTTGCTATGAACCCTAGGGTCTATCTCTTGGATGAACCCTTTGCTTCCATTGATCGAAAAAGTAGGCTAGAGATCCTAGAGATTCTAAAAGAGTTGTCCTCTAATGGGAAGACAGTCATCCTGTGCGACCATGATTTATCAGACTATGGAGCCTACATTGACCATATGGTGGAGCTGAGAGACGGGCAACTATGGGAAATAAATAAAATCCCTACCTCTGAGATGACACAGGTTTCTTCAAAGGAAGTTGCTTCTAACCCAGAACTATTCCATATGGACCGTGTGACTTGTGAGCTGGGAAATCGCCCCCTCTTTTCGATTGCGGATTTCACATTTTACCAAGGAATTTCCTGTATCTTAGGTGACAATGGTGTCGGGAAATCAACCCTCTTTCGCTCTATTCTTCAATTTCAAAAGTATAAGGGGTGCATTAGTTGGAAGGGGAAAGTCCTGAAAAAGAAAAAGAGTTTGTATCGTGATCTGACGGGTGTTGTTCAGGAAGCTGAGAAGCAGTTTATCCGAGTCAGTCTGCGAGAGGAACTGCAATTAGATGTTCCAGATACTGTGAGAAATCAGCGGATTCTCCAAGCATTACGATATTTTGATCTGGAGCAGGCGCTCGATAAGAGTCCTTATCAATTAAGTGGTGGACAGCAAAAGATTCTTCAGCTATTGACCATCTTGACCAGCAAGGCTTCTGTGATTTTGCTAGATGAACCTTTTGCTGGTTTGGATGATAGAGCTTGCCATTATTTTTGTCAGTGGATTGTGGAGGAGAGCAATCAAGGAAGAAGTTTTTTGATCATTAGCCATCGTTTAGATCCCTTGATCTCTGTGGTTGATTATTGGATTGAGATGACTAGTGAGGGTCTCAGTCATGTGAAAGACGTGACAATCAGCAAACCTCTCACATCTCGGAGTATCAATACTCAAGGGGAGGTGAAGTAG